The following are encoded together in the Streptomyces sp. NBC_01717 genome:
- a CDS encoding LysR substrate-binding domain-containing protein, which yields MFDLHRLRLLRELKHRGTLAAVAAALCYAPSSVSQQLSQLETEVGVRLLEPVGRRVRLTEQAEILVAHTEAVLERLERAEADIATSLTDLTGTLRIASFQTAALALVPTALDLLRDRHPRLRVHVTHMEPERALLALQAHDFDLVLTEEYPGNPNPRPAELEEEELLDDPLHLALPKPSDDAHAGSPMAALRSLADHPWAMEPEGTPARQWAMTLCRNAGFEPDVRFETTDLLLHVRLVEQKHAAAFLPNLVWCGQRPTLTLRQLPRGQRTRCIFTVVRRGRSQHPAILACRDTLRRAVTLRSSQT from the coding sequence ATGTTCGACCTGCACCGACTGCGCCTGCTGCGCGAACTCAAGCACCGCGGCACCCTGGCGGCCGTAGCCGCAGCCCTGTGCTACGCCCCGTCCTCCGTCTCCCAGCAGCTCTCGCAGTTGGAGACCGAAGTGGGCGTTCGGCTGCTGGAACCGGTCGGGCGGCGGGTGCGGCTGACCGAGCAGGCCGAGATCCTCGTCGCCCACACCGAAGCGGTTCTCGAACGCCTGGAGCGTGCGGAGGCGGACATCGCCACCTCCCTGACAGACCTGACCGGCACCCTGCGCATCGCCTCGTTCCAGACGGCCGCCCTGGCCTTGGTTCCCACTGCGCTCGACCTCCTGCGTGATCGGCACCCGCGCCTGCGGGTCCACGTCACACACATGGAGCCGGAAAGGGCCCTGCTTGCCCTGCAGGCCCACGACTTCGACCTGGTCCTCACCGAGGAATACCCCGGCAACCCCAACCCGCGGCCCGCCGAACTCGAAGAGGAAGAGCTGCTCGACGACCCCCTCCACCTCGCACTGCCGAAGCCTTCGGACGACGCGCATGCTGGTAGCCCGATGGCGGCACTGCGCTCACTCGCGGACCATCCCTGGGCAATGGAACCGGAAGGCACACCCGCCCGGCAGTGGGCCATGACGCTGTGCCGCAACGCCGGCTTCGAACCTGACGTACGGTTCGAGACCACCGACCTCCTCCTCCATGTCCGCCTCGTCGAGCAGAAACACGCCGCCGCCTTCCTTCCCAACCTCGTCTGGTGCGGACAGCGCCCGACCCTCACTCTGCGGCAACTCCCCCGCGGACAGCGCACACGCTGCATTTTCACCGTCGTACGCCGTGGCCGCAGCCAGCACCCCGCCATCCTCGCCTGCCGGGACACCCTCCGCCGCGCGGTCACCCTCCGCTCCAGCCAGACATAG
- a CDS encoding sensor histidine kinase: MRLADLQVRQRIIALAALPLTAAVLLTAPLVTERVQAARESTQSATELGLARQVGDVIADLQRERLYSSAYLATPDGDGNPVVRQASQTDADVSDFRENWLGPGAPAALTAAFREASDLDRTRYLVMKRDLTPIDVDTHYGSVISALLDALPSSGGAQGNGQEAFGRDQATVEELLRVNESSSSVGALLLTVVSDRGQARQLMADVESRTAVANTERGRFLRGASPSEVDLFQKVESGGEAAKIKTYADALGLWAYANPRGTGQRSDLPDGVTASRIFAACDSLDQLRLLVQNKIARDSAAVASDNASDAGWWALAFTLAVLVFTVTMVWLTVWMARSIARPLGLLHGAAEQVAQAAEVELTRVVEETAGSSSGQTSVRIRRVPALTRDELGQLAVAFNRVQDAAVALIERQVRSRDNAAAMLGNVGRRTQNLAALQLSMIDRMERSETDPEVLERLYRLDHVSSRLRRYANSLVVLSGWTEPVLASAPVPLGELTRSALGKIEGFRRVRLGDIPPLLVSPQVAADLALVIAELLDNATSFSPPTTPVEFSAEVLPGGLCLIQIVDQGVGMADSRLAEENDRLVRKERLDLVSTDFLGLFVVGRLSRRHHFQVRLGHTPNRGVTARVLLPAGVFHIAADPDEHRELTAGMAQQPALASASDIRPSVLRRTTEADTMQHLGGTLSPSVDSPSEEQPVTVESINLDAMSAASLARSGPGPFDWFKAEQGSGIEPVLNEGLPTATSAGSRSVRALSAAPGLTPERLPVRKSRRTMALPPTPTGEPASAVVLPLAERPGGGAGKPARLVRRVPGAQMPAGSFVPNTGHLGSDPMDPEAARAMIEQFEAGIARASQSGPSPEGD; the protein is encoded by the coding sequence GTGCGTCTCGCTGATCTTCAAGTACGCCAACGGATCATCGCGCTCGCAGCCCTTCCGCTCACGGCCGCAGTGCTGCTCACCGCACCCTTGGTCACCGAGCGCGTTCAGGCGGCTCGGGAGTCGACGCAGTCGGCCACGGAGCTGGGACTGGCCCGGCAAGTGGGCGACGTCATCGCGGACCTCCAGCGGGAGCGCCTGTACTCCAGTGCATATCTCGCAACGCCGGACGGCGACGGCAACCCGGTCGTGCGGCAGGCTTCACAAACGGACGCTGACGTCAGCGACTTCCGGGAAAACTGGCTCGGACCGGGCGCGCCTGCCGCGCTCACAGCCGCGTTCCGGGAGGCCTCCGATCTGGACCGCACCAGATATCTGGTAATGAAGCGAGACCTGACACCGATTGATGTGGACACCCACTACGGTTCAGTGATCTCCGCGCTGCTCGACGCGCTGCCTTCCAGCGGTGGAGCACAGGGAAACGGCCAGGAGGCCTTCGGCCGGGACCAGGCCACGGTGGAAGAGCTGTTGCGTGTGAATGAGAGCAGCAGCAGTGTTGGTGCGCTGCTGCTGACCGTGGTGTCGGACCGCGGGCAGGCACGGCAGTTGATGGCTGACGTCGAGAGTCGCACGGCTGTAGCGAACACCGAGAGAGGCCGGTTCCTTCGGGGTGCGAGCCCCTCGGAGGTGGACCTTTTCCAGAAGGTCGAGTCTGGCGGCGAGGCCGCGAAGATCAAGACCTACGCCGATGCGCTGGGTCTTTGGGCATACGCCAACCCGCGCGGCACCGGCCAGCGGAGCGACCTGCCCGACGGAGTGACGGCCTCACGCATCTTCGCGGCTTGCGACTCTCTGGACCAGCTTCGCCTGCTGGTCCAGAACAAGATCGCTCGTGACTCTGCTGCGGTTGCCTCCGACAACGCGTCAGATGCCGGCTGGTGGGCGCTTGCCTTCACCTTGGCCGTCTTGGTCTTCACGGTCACGATGGTCTGGCTCACGGTGTGGATGGCCCGGTCCATTGCGAGACCGCTGGGTCTTCTCCATGGTGCTGCTGAGCAGGTCGCGCAGGCCGCCGAGGTCGAGTTGACGCGGGTGGTGGAGGAGACGGCGGGGTCGTCCTCCGGACAGACATCGGTCCGGATCAGGCGGGTGCCAGCTCTGACGAGGGACGAACTCGGGCAACTGGCGGTGGCGTTCAACCGGGTCCAGGACGCGGCGGTCGCTCTGATCGAACGTCAAGTACGCAGTCGCGACAACGCGGCGGCCATGCTGGGCAACGTGGGACGCCGGACCCAGAACCTCGCCGCGCTGCAGCTGTCGATGATCGACAGGATGGAGCGTTCGGAGACCGATCCTGAGGTCCTCGAGCGTCTGTATCGGCTGGACCACGTTTCGTCCCGGCTGCGACGGTATGCGAACAGCCTGGTCGTGCTCTCGGGGTGGACGGAGCCCGTTCTGGCGAGCGCTCCTGTTCCGTTGGGGGAGCTGACGCGTTCGGCCCTGGGAAAGATCGAGGGGTTCCGTCGTGTCCGTCTGGGGGACATCCCTCCGCTTCTGGTGTCTCCCCAGGTTGCCGCGGACCTCGCTCTTGTGATCGCTGAGTTGTTGGACAACGCCACCTCCTTCTCACCTCCGACTACGCCTGTTGAGTTCTCCGCCGAGGTGCTCCCTGGCGGACTGTGCCTGATCCAGATTGTCGACCAGGGCGTGGGCATGGCGGACTCGCGGCTTGCGGAGGAAAACGACCGGCTGGTCCGCAAGGAGCGGCTGGACCTCGTGTCGACCGACTTCCTCGGCCTGTTCGTGGTGGGTCGGCTGAGCCGACGCCACCACTTCCAGGTCCGCCTGGGGCACACCCCGAACAGAGGCGTCACCGCCCGGGTCCTGTTGCCCGCGGGGGTGTTCCACATCGCTGCCGACCCTGACGAGCACCGGGAACTGACGGCGGGCATGGCTCAGCAACCGGCCCTCGCATCGGCATCCGATATCCGGCCTTCCGTTCTGCGTCGGACCACCGAGGCCGACACGATGCAGCATCTCGGCGGGACGCTCTCACCCTCCGTCGACTCGCCGTCCGAAGAGCAGCCGGTCACCGTCGAGAGCATCAACCTTGACGCCATGAGTGCCGCGTCCCTCGCCCGGTCCGGCCCCGGACCCTTCGACTGGTTCAAAGCGGAACAGGGGAGCGGGATCGAACCCGTGCTGAACGAGGGTCTCCCGACCGCGACAAGTGCAGGGTCACGGAGTGTGCGAGCCCTTTCGGCTGCCCCGGGGCTCACACCCGAGCGGCTGCCGGTGAGAAAGTCGCGCCGAACCATGGCGCTGCCTCCGACTCCGACTGGTGAACCTGCTTCGGCCGTGGTGCTGCCGTTGGCCGAGCGCCCTGGAGGCGGCGCGGGCAAGCCCGCTCGGCTGGTGCGCCGGGTGCCGGGAGCTCAGATGCCGGCCGGGTCCTTCGTCCCGAACACCGGACATCTAGGGAGCGATCCCATGGATCCCGAGGCGGCGCGCGCCATGATCGAGCAGTTCGAGGCCGGCATAGCCCGGGCCTCGCAGTCCGGCCCAAGCCCAGAAGGAGATTGA
- a CDS encoding roadblock/LC7 domain-containing protein: MNSSDMHLGTSSSLSQDAENFNWLLSRFAGNTAGVRDAIAVSSDGLMIAQCIEGERADVDRLAAIVAGMTSLAGGVAGSYQLGSLNKVIVDMNDGYLLISAIGCGSVMGVIASKQANLGQVAYEMTLFANRAGAALTPELIRELKNHIQA, from the coding sequence ATGAATAGCTCGGACATGCACCTGGGAACGTCGAGCAGCCTGAGCCAGGATGCCGAGAACTTCAATTGGCTGCTGAGCCGTTTCGCTGGGAATACCGCGGGGGTGCGCGACGCCATCGCCGTATCCTCCGACGGGCTCATGATCGCCCAGTGCATCGAGGGAGAGCGGGCCGATGTGGACCGCCTCGCTGCCATCGTTGCGGGCATGACGAGTCTCGCGGGTGGGGTCGCGGGATCCTACCAGCTCGGTTCACTCAACAAGGTCATCGTCGACATGAACGACGGCTACCTGCTCATCTCCGCCATCGGATGCGGATCGGTGATGGGGGTGATCGCCTCGAAGCAAGCGAACCTCGGGCAGGTCGCTTACGAGATGACTCTCTTCGCCAACCGGGCGGGCGCCGCCCTTACCCCGGAACTCATCCGTGAGCTCAAGAATCACATCCAGGCATGA
- a CDS encoding RICIN domain-containing protein, with translation MLAAAALVGAILLGVPLLLVGEDHDNPHDSAANFPQDARMTDSSTTGGDLGNYVPQPPSTSSQPDGSPESKKHHFKKTASDGKPKTAATSPGSDSGKVRQSAPQPQRSGTAEQKKPSASNAPAADPVTQGRWATYTFSMTNRLLGRCLVKNSSSTDVAQGSCDYDNDNDKWRFNAVGDGTYLIKNEAANQCLDTNGKDMYFSGCATGDIGQRWHFLAAEGCSLVIKSKQYGDYLTAWNDRRVTLADPSTVDNPGKYKWEAPSLRRC, from the coding sequence ATGCTGGCCGCCGCGGCTCTGGTCGGCGCAATATTGCTTGGCGTCCCGCTCCTGCTCGTGGGCGAGGACCACGACAATCCGCATGACTCAGCCGCGAACTTCCCCCAGGACGCCCGTATGACGGATTCCAGCACGACGGGCGGAGATCTCGGGAATTACGTTCCGCAACCACCGTCCACCAGCTCGCAACCGGACGGATCACCGGAGTCGAAGAAGCACCACTTCAAGAAGACCGCGTCCGACGGCAAACCGAAGACGGCGGCCACTTCCCCCGGCAGCGATAGCGGAAAAGTACGACAGAGTGCGCCACAGCCCCAGAGGTCTGGCACGGCAGAGCAGAAGAAGCCAAGCGCCTCCAACGCACCGGCCGCGGATCCTGTCACGCAAGGCCGCTGGGCCACGTACACCTTCAGCATGACGAACCGGCTCCTCGGCAGGTGCCTGGTCAAGAACTCTTCCTCCACAGACGTCGCACAGGGCTCCTGCGACTACGACAACGACAACGACAAGTGGCGGTTCAACGCCGTGGGCGACGGCACGTATCTGATCAAGAACGAAGCGGCTAATCAGTGCCTGGACACCAACGGCAAGGACATGTACTTCTCTGGCTGCGCCACAGGGGACATCGGACAGCGCTGGCACTTTTTGGCGGCGGAAGGGTGCAGCCTCGTGATCAAGAGCAAACAGTACGGCGACTATCTGACGGCGTGGAACGACAGAAGGGTCACCCTGGCGGACCCCAGCACGGTGGACAATCCGGGCAAGTACAAGTGGGAAGCCCCGTCGCTGCGCAGGTGCTGA
- a CDS encoding branched-chain amino acid ABC transporter substrate-binding protein, with protein sequence MLHRRKYRKALAGSAALTVGLAVLGACGTDAGTNDGGIRLPTVTIGVSAPLTGPLADTGKGIVNSVQLAAQQANEKRVVPSVNFKVKTLDDRAMADRGKVNARLFVRQPDVIGVVGPLNSRVALTMQQTMDQADLTLVSPANTNPALTLGPDWLSGRTVRPYQSYFRTVTTDASQGPFVAQFVYRELGKQRVFVIDDDEPYGLGLAATFKAEFTRLGGTVAGKSSISVGDQDFTALAARIAGSGAEFVFCGGAYPECGRISRQVKAVSAAIPVVGGDAIYEPTYMDLAGDQAEGDVAVSVGAPVDMVNSARAFVTSYKIAGYATPPGPYGGYAYDSAWAIVEAVKSVVADNGSRLPAHARAAVSAAMSEVTFAGMTGPVAFDQFGDATDKQLTVYGVRNGKWATLNTGIYVS encoded by the coding sequence GTGCTCCACCGAAGGAAGTACCGAAAGGCGCTGGCCGGTAGCGCCGCCCTGACCGTGGGGCTTGCCGTCCTCGGCGCTTGCGGCACCGACGCCGGCACGAACGACGGCGGCATCCGTCTCCCCACGGTCACGATCGGGGTCAGCGCGCCGCTCACAGGCCCGCTTGCGGATACAGGCAAAGGCATCGTGAACTCGGTGCAACTCGCGGCCCAGCAGGCCAATGAGAAACGAGTGGTGCCCAGCGTCAACTTCAAAGTAAAAACCCTGGACGATCGCGCCATGGCGGACCGAGGAAAGGTTAATGCCAGGCTCTTTGTCCGCCAGCCAGATGTGATCGGCGTTGTCGGGCCACTAAATTCCCGAGTTGCCCTGACCATGCAACAGACCATGGACCAGGCCGACCTCACCCTGGTGTCGCCAGCCAACACCAACCCGGCCCTGACGCTGGGCCCCGACTGGCTCTCCGGTCGCACCGTGCGGCCGTACCAGTCCTACTTCAGAACAGTCACCACGGACGCGAGCCAAGGCCCCTTCGTCGCTCAATTCGTCTACAGGGAACTCGGCAAGCAGCGAGTCTTCGTGATTGATGACGACGAGCCATACGGCCTGGGCCTGGCTGCAACCTTCAAGGCAGAGTTCACTCGGCTCGGCGGCACGGTGGCAGGAAAGAGCAGCATCAGCGTGGGGGACCAGGATTTCACCGCCCTGGCCGCCCGGATCGCAGGCTCGGGTGCCGAATTCGTCTTCTGCGGAGGCGCCTACCCCGAGTGCGGACGCATCAGCAGACAAGTGAAGGCGGTCAGCGCGGCGATTCCCGTCGTGGGCGGCGACGCCATCTACGAGCCCACCTACATGGACCTGGCCGGCGACCAGGCCGAGGGTGACGTCGCGGTCTCCGTGGGAGCCCCCGTGGATATGGTCAACTCGGCCCGGGCTTTCGTCACCAGTTACAAGATCGCCGGCTACGCGACGCCACCGGGCCCGTACGGCGGCTATGCCTACGACAGTGCCTGGGCCATCGTCGAAGCCGTCAAGAGCGTCGTGGCCGACAACGGAAGTAGGCTGCCCGCCCATGCCCGCGCGGCGGTCTCGGCCGCCATGTCGGAGGTCACATTTGCCGGTATGACCGGCCCCGTAGCGTTCGACCAGTTCGGAGACGCCACCGACAAGCAGCTGACGGTTTACGGTGTGCGGAACGGGAAGTGGGCGACGCTGAACACAGGCATCTACGTGAGCTGA
- a CDS encoding sugar-binding transcriptional regulator, producing MAGLDTNSSQPSLPPKVILLAASVARRFNLDHQSRVVISMEFDISRFKVAHLLEAAVALAIVEISITVPAEIDTELSTATRRRFGLKHAIVVKATAGDPGGADPVTQWLAPTAAHLIATVVEPDDVLGLAWDHAVNSVTAGFTNLLLCTVVQLTSVHPLHSITVDSGEAVRRAAAASGGKGYPICAPLVLPNKLTADILRCQPGIAESLNQFDRVTKAVMAIGAWGSTLSTVYDSLTADERELYRRLGVVAEMGALLFSRDGREISTELNARVISVGSEQFRRIPEVIGVAGGIQKAEAIGAVLRSGLLTSLVTDSSAALHSLGGSPCSEPNGEPDLGPRLRTDKADVVRDTSHIGLAEPACPG from the coding sequence ATGGCTGGCTTAGACACGAACAGCTCACAGCCCTCGCTGCCGCCGAAGGTGATACTGCTTGCCGCCTCCGTCGCCCGACGGTTCAATCTCGACCACCAGTCCAGGGTGGTGATCTCCATGGAATTCGACATCAGCCGGTTCAAGGTCGCCCACCTGCTGGAGGCGGCCGTGGCTCTGGCCATCGTCGAAATCAGCATCACGGTCCCGGCCGAGATCGACACCGAGCTGTCCACGGCAACGCGTCGACGATTTGGGCTCAAGCACGCGATCGTGGTCAAGGCAACAGCCGGCGACCCCGGAGGCGCGGATCCGGTCACTCAATGGCTGGCCCCGACCGCGGCCCACCTCATCGCGACGGTGGTGGAGCCGGACGACGTGCTCGGGCTGGCATGGGACCACGCCGTGAATTCCGTGACCGCGGGATTCACCAATCTGCTGCTGTGCACCGTCGTCCAGTTGACCAGTGTCCACCCGCTGCACTCCATCACCGTCGACTCCGGTGAGGCAGTCCGCAGAGCCGCGGCCGCCTCCGGTGGCAAGGGTTACCCCATTTGCGCGCCACTGGTCCTGCCCAACAAGCTCACCGCCGACATCCTCCGCTGTCAGCCGGGCATCGCTGAATCCCTCAACCAGTTCGACCGGGTCACCAAAGCGGTCATGGCCATCGGCGCCTGGGGCAGTACCCTCTCCACCGTCTACGACAGCCTGACCGCGGACGAACGCGAGCTGTACCGCCGGCTCGGCGTCGTCGCCGAGATGGGGGCTTTGCTGTTCAGCAGGGATGGCAGGGAAATCTCCACCGAACTGAACGCCCGCGTCATCTCCGTCGGAAGCGAACAGTTCCGCCGCATCCCCGAGGTGATCGGCGTCGCGGGAGGGATTCAGAAGGCGGAGGCGATCGGCGCCGTCCTCAGGTCCGGCCTGCTGACGAGCCTCGTCACGGACAGTTCGGCGGCGCTCCACAGCCTGGGTGGCTCCCCCTGCAGCGAGCCGAACGGGGAACCGGACCTCGGTCCGCGATTGCGCACGGACAAGGCGGATGTCGTCCGGGACACCTCTCACATAGGGCTCGCGGAGCCTGCCTGCCCTGGATGA
- a CDS encoding CAP domain-containing protein produces the protein MSVTSTDGMLLARFRPPLPNPDPLALAHIHRHGGGWALTVLEPTPASGRSGVNRSTNRGGPLDGDPAPRRSFPGQASCGEDLQETLPALLNADRIRYCAPPLALDGRFAIAAQERAVAMAAQGRPGRESPVGISIFQRVKAAGHRAVTVAPHMVRGPRTAAEFASSCQQAAQRWRPAHLDEELVHMGTGHAVEDLRGVVYWTVVWARPFTTQAMAELMIDVLVLTNAERAAAGVAPLLADLRLTEAAQAHSTDMVVRVFYSHTCPEGREPRHRAAAAGWPHPVVGENIACGQRSPVEVVRGWMDSPAHRANILNPTFTHVGIGYAVGGLAGGYWTQLFGTSA, from the coding sequence ATGAGCGTCACCAGCACGGACGGAATGCTGTTGGCCCGGTTCCGTCCACCACTTCCCAACCCAGACCCTTTGGCGCTCGCCCACATCCACCGTCACGGCGGTGGCTGGGCACTGACGGTGCTCGAACCCACGCCCGCCAGCGGGCGGTCGGGAGTGAACCGGAGCACCAATCGCGGCGGACCGCTCGACGGCGACCCGGCCCCGCGACGTTCATTCCCCGGGCAAGCGTCCTGTGGCGAGGATCTTCAGGAGACTCTCCCGGCACTACTCAACGCCGACCGAATCCGTTACTGCGCACCGCCATTGGCCCTGGACGGCCGGTTCGCGATTGCCGCACAGGAGCGCGCGGTCGCCATGGCCGCGCAGGGACGACCCGGCCGGGAGAGCCCCGTAGGAATCTCGATCTTCCAACGCGTCAAGGCGGCGGGCCACCGGGCCGTTACCGTCGCCCCGCACATGGTCCGGGGGCCTCGCACTGCCGCAGAATTCGCCTCTTCCTGCCAACAGGCCGCGCAGCGGTGGCGGCCGGCGCACCTGGACGAGGAACTCGTGCACATGGGCACAGGGCACGCAGTGGAGGACCTGCGCGGTGTCGTCTACTGGACCGTCGTGTGGGCCCGGCCGTTCACGACTCAGGCGATGGCCGAGCTGATGATCGACGTTCTCGTACTCACCAACGCCGAACGCGCGGCGGCTGGAGTAGCGCCGCTACTTGCGGACCTGCGGCTGACCGAGGCGGCCCAGGCCCACAGCACGGACATGGTCGTACGGGTCTTCTACTCCCACACCTGCCCCGAGGGGCGAGAGCCAAGGCACCGGGCCGCAGCGGCGGGCTGGCCCCACCCCGTCGTCGGCGAGAACATCGCGTGCGGCCAGCGCTCCCCGGTGGAAGTGGTACGCGGCTGGATGGACAGCCCCGCCCACCGGGCCAACATCCTCAACCCGACCTTCACGCACGTCGGTATCGGCTACGCAGTCGGCGGCCTGGCAGGGGGCTACTGGACACAGCTCTTCGGCACGAGTGCTTGA
- a CDS encoding GTP-binding protein: MLPGTSTPSGGSSVVSAQSPEQSRRASGKRPPMPVKIIVAGGFGVGKTTTVGSISDSIPLTTEAVMTSVGFGIDDNSLTPDKRTTTVAMDFGSLAIDEGIKLYLFGTPGQDRFGFMWGDLIRGALGALVIVDTRRIEDCFPAVDYFERAGVPFAIGVNRFPTREHISQEELRWALAVDHEVPVVEFDAREKVSVRDALLVVLDQALVFAQAAAPR, encoded by the coding sequence ATGCTTCCCGGGACGTCGACACCCTCCGGAGGGTCATCCGTGGTCTCCGCGCAATCTCCTGAACAAAGCCGCCGCGCATCGGGAAAACGCCCGCCGATGCCCGTGAAGATCATTGTCGCGGGCGGATTCGGCGTGGGTAAGACGACCACGGTCGGCAGCATCTCCGACAGCATCCCACTCACCACAGAAGCCGTCATGACGTCGGTGGGATTCGGGATCGATGACAACAGTCTTACGCCTGACAAGCGGACCACCACCGTGGCCATGGACTTCGGCTCGCTGGCCATTGATGAGGGCATAAAGCTGTATTTGTTTGGTACACCTGGCCAAGACCGCTTCGGATTCATGTGGGGCGACCTGATCCGCGGAGCACTGGGCGCCCTGGTCATCGTCGACACACGCCGTATAGAGGACTGTTTCCCCGCAGTGGACTACTTCGAGAGGGCCGGAGTGCCCTTCGCCATCGGAGTGAACCGCTTCCCTACCCGGGAACATATTTCGCAGGAAGAGTTGCGCTGGGCTCTCGCGGTCGATCACGAAGTGCCAGTGGTGGAGTTCGACGCACGCGAGAAAGTGTCCGTACGGGACGCGCTGCTCGTCGTACTCGACCAGGCACTCGTTTTCGCTCAAGCCGCAGCACCCAGATGA
- a CDS encoding diaminopropionate ammonia-lyase: protein MSENVSSLRALPWSVRPSARTWRCEPAPAEVRGFHAALPDYSPTPLTELPSLAAEFAVGRVFVKDESSRLGLPAFKALGASWAVHRTLAERAASGKETTPVTLVTATDGNHGRAVARTARLLGQHAHVFVPQGVHPQAVAAIVAEQAKVTEVAGPYDEAVRLAAVAAAAPDAVLVQDTAWLGYEQIPGWIVEGYSTLCVEIDEQLVAEGVVAGPDLVSIPVGVGSLAQAVVTHYRSRPSGWAPALLSVEPKTAACVLESLTIGEPVSVTTGDTVMAGLNCGTPSSIAWPYLHSGLDAAVAVSDPDSTGAAADLAALGISSGPCGAATLAGLRVVLTGVGAEDRRTALGLDATSVVVLLSTEGQAANPHSTADH, encoded by the coding sequence GTGTCTGAGAACGTGTCCTCCCTCCGTGCCCTGCCCTGGTCTGTGCGGCCTAGCGCCCGTACTTGGCGGTGTGAACCCGCGCCTGCCGAGGTGCGGGGGTTCCATGCCGCGCTGCCCGACTACTCACCCACCCCGTTGACCGAACTTCCTTCGCTTGCAGCGGAGTTCGCCGTAGGTCGTGTATTCGTCAAGGACGAGTCGAGCCGTCTGGGGCTGCCCGCGTTCAAGGCGCTGGGTGCGTCCTGGGCGGTCCACCGCACCCTTGCCGAGCGCGCAGCGAGTGGCAAGGAAACGACTCCGGTCACCCTGGTGACGGCCACCGACGGCAACCACGGCCGGGCGGTGGCCCGCACGGCACGCCTGCTCGGGCAGCACGCCCACGTTTTCGTCCCGCAGGGCGTGCATCCGCAGGCCGTGGCGGCCATCGTCGCCGAGCAGGCGAAGGTTACCGAGGTTGCGGGACCGTACGACGAGGCCGTGCGCCTGGCGGCCGTGGCGGCTGCCGCGCCGGACGCGGTCCTGGTCCAGGACACCGCCTGGCTGGGCTATGAGCAGATCCCGGGGTGGATCGTCGAGGGCTACTCCACCCTCTGTGTCGAGATCGACGAGCAGCTGGTAGCCGAAGGGGTCGTCGCAGGACCTGACCTGGTCTCCATCCCGGTGGGTGTGGGGTCACTGGCCCAGGCTGTGGTCACCCACTACCGAAGCCGCCCGTCCGGATGGGCTCCGGCGCTGTTGTCGGTGGAACCGAAGACCGCGGCCTGCGTCCTCGAAAGTCTCACCATCGGTGAGCCCGTCAGCGTCACCACCGGCGATACTGTCATGGCCGGACTGAACTGCGGCACTCCCTCGAGCATCGCCTGGCCCTACCTGCACAGCGGACTGGATGCCGCTGTCGCCGTCTCCGACCCCGACAGCACCGGCGCGGCCGCTGATCTCGCCGCCCTCGGTATCTCCTCGGGTCCGTGTGGAGCCGCCACGCTTGCCGGTCTCCGCGTGGTCCTCACCGGTGTGGGCGCCGAAGACCGCCGTACGGCACTGGGGCTCGATGCGACCTCGGTGGTCGTGCTGCTGAGCACCGAGGGCCAGGCCGCCAACCCGCACTCCACCGCCGATCACTGA
- a CDS encoding DUF742 domain-containing protein, translated as MDAPSADPPPLDLVPRPFLITQGRTQGSSEAIAIETQVVATELGLTDYRHTTFERRDIVELCREPLSVAEISARLGLHLNVVRVLVADLYAEGRVLAHLAEFDASRDVDTLRRVIRGLRAIS; from the coding sequence GTGGACGCACCATCCGCTGATCCTCCTCCGCTGGATTTGGTGCCCCGCCCCTTCCTTATCACTCAGGGACGCACCCAAGGCTCGAGCGAGGCCATTGCCATCGAGACCCAGGTGGTGGCGACCGAACTTGGCCTTACCGACTACAGACACACAACCTTCGAGCGCCGGGACATCGTTGAGCTGTGCCGTGAACCGCTGTCGGTTGCCGAAATATCCGCCCGACTCGGCCTGCACCTAAATGTGGTCCGCGTACTGGTCGCCGACCTGTACGCGGAAGGCCGCGTCCTCGCCCATCTAGCCGAGTTCGATGCTTCCCGGGACGTCGACACCCTCCGGAGGGTCATCCGTGGTCTCCGCGCAATCTCCTGA